The Primulina eburnea isolate SZY01 chromosome 18, ASM2296580v1, whole genome shotgun sequence genome segment TGCCCAGTGGGGAATGGACTTGGTAGGACCTTTTCCCCCAGCTACGGGACAGAGAAAATTTCTCATAGTTGCCGTAGATTACTTCACAAAGTGGGTTGAAGCAGAGGCGTTGGCGAAAATTTCGGAGAAAGAAGTGATAAGCTTCTTGTGGAAAAACATAGTGTGTAGATTCGGGATTCTCCGAGCGCTGATCTCGGATAATGGCACGCAGTTCTCTGGAAGAAAATTAAAGGAGTGGTGTGAAGGTCTCTCTATCAGGCAGTTTTTTACGTCGGTTGGAAATCCACAAGCCAATGGGCAAACAGAGGTAACTAACCGAACTATATTGCAGCATCTGAAGACCCGTCTCGGCAAGGCTAAAGGCAATTGGGTGGAAGAGTTGCCGAGCGCCTTGTGGGCATACCGAACTACACCTCGCTCGTCGACAGGGGAGTCTCCTTTCAACCTGGTACACGGTGTCGAAGCTGTAGCCCCCGCCGAGATAGGAGAGACCTCGTTAAGGGTAAAACAATACATGCAACTCGAGAACGATCAGGCCCTTCGAGCCTCTTTGGATATGATCGATGAACTGCGAGATGAAGCATCAGTCCGAGCAGAGAGATACAGAGCACGCATGGCCTAGAGCTTACAATGATCGAGTAAAACCAAGAGCCTTCCAGGTAGGCTATCTGGTCATGAGGAAAGTGGATGTCTTGCACCCCGTCGGCAAACTTGAACCTAAATGGGAAGGCCCTTACAAAGTAGTGGAGATAATCAAGATAGGAACTTATCGCCTCCAACACCAAGATGGGAGAGTACTACCTCGACCATGGAATGTAGCAAATTTGAGGAAGTTTTACCCGTAGAGGGACGCAGctgaataaaagaataaaagtTTATATCTTGTTGTTTAAGTTTTTGCATTTTTCTCCATGTAATTCCACCATTGCGAGTTACAATAAAGCTGTCAATTTTCTCTCCTTTAGTAGCAATTACTAGTTGTTTGTAATGCTCCAAGCGCTAATGCTTAGATCGTCACATATATACCCATGTAGTCGTCAAAGGTTtcccaaaagaaaaaaagaggTCTGGCCAACCTCGCGGGATAGCCGGCATGACAGACACTATAAGAGGTCAACGACGACATAAGTCCCGGGATATCTCACCACCCTTAATGGGGGTTTAGGACTTCCCCTGGAAACAACATATTGGGAGATTGATCCCCTCCCAAGTATAAAATAAGCATTGCGTTAACGTAACATACGAAGCTCCCGCGTAAACAAATCTAGCAGATATATAGAATGAAGAGCGTTAATTCCCAAACAACTATCCAGTACATATTGAAGTACCAAAAATAAAAGCAAATAGAGTAACTCCAATAGTAACGAATGAAAATCAAATATAAAGAATGACGATAAGTGCGGTGTAATACTATGTTTCTTCTTCAGCAGCCTGAAGATCCAATGCCTCGATCATCTCGGCATCGCCCAACGGGATATCGTCAATGGAGATTCTACTTATCTCCAAGACGCTAGGCTCAATCATCATCACTACCTCTTCTGGCACACGTCCAGTCTTCCTCAACTGATCTCGGCAGTCCAACACCACGTCATCATGAATTGTCATGGCCTGATCAAGAACGTCATCGCGAAAGGCATCAGACGCTTTGAAAGTCCGAACACTTTTTTCCTCAACATTCTTCAGAAAAGTCTTGCCTGCCTCAGACTCAAGAAACTGGCCGCCAGTCTTCAACTCTGCAGAATGTTTCTCCTCAAGAATTGCAAGATCTTTTACTTTGTCAGCAAGTTTTCTCTGCATTTGAAGAAGTTCCGCACTGATTTTATTCTTCTCCTCGATAAGACGGCAATTCTCCTCCTTCACACGAGAAACCTCTTCTCGCCACTTGTCTTGATCGTTCCGCAATTTTTCCTCCCGAACTCGCACAGCACATGCTAACGACAAACCCTGCAAAAAGTAGAATAAGTAATTAGCACGCCGACCAAGTCAGCAAGATACTAACATAATCAGCACACTACCTGACACGAGTTCCACGCAAGAGAGTGCGCAAATGAATCTGTGGGCAACGACACCAAGTGGACCATGTCATGGTCCCCCACAATGCTCCGTCCCTTCTTCCACCCAATCTCAGGGTcttctaaatccca includes the following:
- the LOC140819738 gene encoding uncharacterized protein, with amino-acid sequence MSNKFDLASIRARKANGGRRSPIAGNSRAPTNRAALESIDIIRRGFPRSSSEHFRGTESNTPKKISFSPSNRALEAQPSNGGREDKKRGQEVAQKKNDEEIPKSIKRIRADDHGMSSKIPRAKHIFVDGVNHKEKADSFWDLEDPEIGWKKGRSIVGDHDMVHLVSLPTDSFAHSLAWNSCQGLSLACAVRVREEKLRNDQDKWREEVSRVKEENCRLIEEKNKISAELLQMQRKLADKVKDLAILEEKHSAELKTGGQFLESEAGKTFLKNVEEKSVRTFKASDAFRDDVLDQAMTIHDDVVLDCRDQLRKTGRVPEEVVMMIEPSVLEISRISIDDIPLGDAEMIEALDLQAAEEET